A part of Saccharicrinis carchari genomic DNA contains:
- a CDS encoding S46 family peptidase: MKKLITLLILSAIIILPLHAKEGMWIPMLLKKYNIEEMQQMGFKLTAEDIYSVNQASMKDAIVIFGGGCTGELISDNGLLITNHHCGYGQIQKHSSVEHDYLTNGFWAQDPSQELPNEGLSVTFLKRMEDVTDRVLEGLSDDMEGKADSIRKNINAIIKEATDGTHFTANVKPFFGGNQYFLSVNEVFNDVRLVGAPPSAIGKFGGDTDNWMWPRHTGDFSLFRIYADKDNKPAAYSEDNVPYKPLKHFPISLKGVEEGDFTMVFGYPGSTEQYAPSFHLKMITQQVNPALIDMRTQKLQIIKKYQNQDPAVRIQYASKAARISNSWKRWKGEISGLEKLNAIEKKEKYEKGFQNWADNIAPEYSSLLNDYKAVYNSYDDYRLAYNYILEALVRNGMETVQMAGRFNRLKEACQKDTVNIEQINRLKKELAKQLDNFFKDYYQPIDKEVSTAVLRIYKERVNPEFHPDIYQLIDKKYKGDINRYVDALFTKTIFDDKNASMELAANFSAKSIKKLQKDPTYILFSSFRDVLENKVAKPYAELSQKIKELDKKYMAAQMAYQPDAVFYPDANFTLRVSYGQVKGYEPRDGVVFKNYTTLDGIMEKDNPDVYDYRVPEKLKELYAQKHFGMYETNGTVPVCFVATNHTTGGNSGSPVVNAHGHLVGINFDRAWEGVMSDMMFNPEQCRNISLDMRYVLFLIDKFAGANYLLEEMTLLK, from the coding sequence ATGAAAAAACTGATCACTTTACTGATTTTATCGGCCATCATCATTTTGCCGCTACATGCCAAAGAAGGGATGTGGATTCCCATGTTGCTCAAAAAATACAATATCGAAGAAATGCAGCAAATGGGCTTTAAGCTTACTGCCGAAGATATTTACAGCGTAAACCAGGCCAGCATGAAAGACGCTATCGTTATTTTTGGCGGTGGATGTACCGGCGAGCTCATCTCCGACAATGGCCTCCTCATTACCAACCACCACTGTGGGTATGGCCAAATACAAAAGCACAGTTCCGTGGAACACGATTACCTCACCAATGGTTTCTGGGCGCAGGATCCATCACAGGAACTGCCCAATGAAGGCCTGTCGGTTACTTTTTTAAAACGGATGGAAGATGTGACCGATAGGGTGCTTGAGGGCCTGAGCGACGACATGGAGGGAAAGGCCGACAGTATCCGGAAAAATATAAATGCCATAATCAAAGAGGCCACCGATGGTACGCATTTTACCGCTAATGTAAAACCGTTTTTTGGCGGTAACCAATATTTTTTATCCGTAAACGAAGTATTCAACGATGTTCGTCTGGTAGGTGCCCCACCATCGGCCATAGGCAAATTTGGCGGCGATACAGATAACTGGATGTGGCCCCGCCATACGGGTGATTTTTCCTTGTTCAGGATTTATGCCGACAAAGACAATAAACCCGCAGCCTACTCGGAAGATAATGTGCCCTACAAACCATTAAAGCATTTTCCTATTTCGCTAAAAGGTGTCGAAGAAGGTGATTTCACCATGGTGTTCGGCTATCCCGGTTCCACGGAACAATATGCCCCATCGTTTCATTTAAAGATGATTACCCAACAGGTGAACCCCGCCTTGATTGACATGCGTACCCAAAAGTTACAAATAATAAAAAAATACCAGAACCAGGATCCTGCCGTCAGAATACAATATGCCTCCAAGGCAGCGCGTATATCCAACAGTTGGAAACGCTGGAAAGGCGAAATAAGCGGACTGGAAAAGTTAAACGCCATCGAAAAAAAGGAAAAATACGAAAAAGGATTTCAAAACTGGGCGGATAACATTGCTCCAGAATACTCCTCCTTGCTAAACGATTACAAAGCGGTTTATAACTCCTATGACGACTACCGCTTAGCCTACAATTATATCCTGGAAGCATTGGTACGCAACGGCATGGAAACAGTGCAGATGGCCGGGAGGTTTAATCGTTTGAAAGAGGCCTGCCAAAAGGATACGGTAAACATTGAGCAAATCAATAGATTAAAAAAAGAGTTGGCTAAACAACTCGATAATTTCTTTAAAGATTACTATCAGCCCATCGATAAGGAAGTTAGCACTGCCGTTTTGCGTATTTATAAAGAAAGGGTGAACCCCGAGTTCCATCCCGATATTTATCAGCTAATAGATAAAAAGTATAAGGGTGATATAAACCGTTATGTAGATGCCCTATTTACAAAAACGATATTCGACGATAAAAATGCAAGCATGGAACTGGCCGCTAATTTTTCGGCTAAAAGTATTAAGAAGCTGCAAAAAGACCCCACCTATATTTTGTTCAGTAGCTTTAGGGATGTACTTGAAAACAAGGTGGCAAAGCCCTATGCCGAGTTGAGCCAAAAAATAAAGGAGCTCGATAAAAAATATATGGCTGCACAAATGGCTTATCAGCCGGATGCCGTGTTTTATCCCGACGCCAATTTTACCTTACGGGTATCCTATGGCCAGGTAAAAGGCTACGAACCGCGCGATGGGGTGGTCTTTAAAAACTACACCACGCTGGATGGTATCATGGAAAAAGACAATCCGGATGTGTACGATTATCGTGTTCCCGAAAAGCTCAAGGAACTCTATGCACAAAAACATTTTGGGATGTACGAAACAAACGGAACCGTACCTGTGTGTTTTGTGGCCACCAACCATACCACCGGA